In Thalassotalea fonticola, a single genomic region encodes these proteins:
- a CDS encoding ion channel: MADSHHVHLCRYSDEEGYTCEQECNDSGWCYWHDSNIIKDSPADKENLQEYARNGGMLRGISLKHADLAGIDLVNHHHKNGFDFSHADFYRADLTCAHLFNINLEYASLMKADLSEANLHNANIKHCNLLGIKWQNAKIKNIEIGNELIQEILAQKAQDDYDLVLALDLFEQSEEIYRDLRKHAEREGIFKLSGRFIQKELTMRRYQMKKPSFARLMSKVVDLFCGYGEEPLKVVNFSIVLILFCAILYFFTGINFEGQQHYFDASLPFTTNLNHFFSCMYYSVVTFTTLGYGDITPIGISRLIAATEAFTGSFTIALFVVVFVKKMTR; this comes from the coding sequence ATGGCTGACTCTCACCACGTTCATTTATGCCGGTATTCTGATGAAGAAGGCTACACCTGTGAGCAAGAATGTAACGATTCTGGCTGGTGTTATTGGCATGACTCCAACATTATTAAAGACTCCCCTGCCGATAAAGAAAACCTGCAAGAATATGCGCGCAACGGCGGCATGCTAAGAGGTATCAGCTTAAAACATGCGGACTTAGCCGGTATAGATCTAGTCAACCATCACCATAAAAATGGTTTTGATTTTAGCCACGCTGACTTTTATCGGGCTGATTTAACCTGTGCCCACCTGTTTAATATAAACCTTGAATATGCCAGTTTAATGAAAGCCGATTTAAGCGAAGCAAATTTGCATAATGCCAACATCAAACATTGCAATTTATTAGGCATAAAATGGCAAAATGCTAAAATTAAAAATATTGAAATTGGTAATGAATTAATTCAAGAGATCCTAGCGCAAAAAGCTCAAGATGATTATGATTTGGTACTCGCTTTAGACTTATTTGAACAATCGGAGGAGATATACCGAGATCTACGCAAACATGCCGAGCGTGAAGGTATATTTAAGCTCTCTGGCCGGTTTATACAAAAAGAGTTGACTATGCGCCGCTATCAAATGAAAAAGCCCTCGTTTGCTCGGTTAATGTCTAAAGTAGTGGATTTGTTCTGTGGTTATGGTGAAGAGCCGCTGAAAGTCGTTAATTTTTCTATCGTGTTGATTTTATTTTGTGCGATATTATATTTTTTCACCGGTATTAACTTTGAAGGCCAACAACATTACTTTGATGCCAGCTTGCCTTTTACAACTAACCTGAATCACTTTTTCTCATGTATGTATTATTCGGTAGTCACCTTCACTACCTTAGGCTATGGCGATATAACCCCGATTGGCATATCAAGACTTATTGCCGCAACAGAAGCATTTACCGGCAGTTTTACCATTGCCTTGTTTGTGGTGGTGTTTGTGAAGAAAATGACGCGGTAG
- a CDS encoding phospholipase A, whose product MNGFKSTSLRTSLLCLSILTFLSVQAEENVEQEGKAPQTVEQAAQDPKTLACLIDKLNKAGGQQLVSELRRECEVEIDGPQDTSNKGVISKRFISESETKFDPYVITPHKMNYILPVSISDSMNRKTYAAQAPDSGWAENIEDHEAKYQLSIKVPLNYGDLFREGDALYFGMTIKSWWQVYSEGISKPFRETNYQPEVFYMTGLDWKPFDGNTGLVVGIEHQSNGRSTAISRSWNRVYLDFLWEKGDFAVSFKPWYRLSEDKKEIQEDGSLDPDGDDNPDINEYMGYYQLGAVYKYDNLEFSVGVRENFATHKGAAEVGMTFPLWGKLRGYVQGFTGYGESLIDYNHKQNRIGLGIALTNIL is encoded by the coding sequence ATGAATGGTTTTAAAAGTACCTCTTTAAGAACGTCGTTACTTTGCTTATCTATACTAACGTTTTTATCTGTGCAAGCAGAAGAAAATGTAGAGCAAGAAGGCAAAGCCCCACAAACGGTTGAGCAAGCTGCACAAGATCCTAAAACTTTAGCTTGTTTAATTGATAAGTTAAACAAAGCCGGTGGCCAACAACTGGTATCAGAACTTCGTAGAGAATGTGAAGTGGAAATTGATGGTCCTCAAGATACATCTAATAAGGGCGTCATCTCAAAACGATTCATAAGTGAAAGTGAAACTAAGTTCGATCCTTATGTTATAACTCCGCATAAAATGAATTACATCCTACCAGTTTCAATCTCGGATAGTATGAACCGAAAAACGTATGCGGCACAAGCTCCAGACTCTGGTTGGGCGGAAAACATTGAAGATCATGAAGCTAAATATCAATTAAGCATTAAAGTGCCGTTAAATTATGGCGACCTTTTTAGAGAAGGAGATGCATTATATTTTGGTATGACAATTAAATCTTGGTGGCAAGTATATTCAGAAGGTATTTCCAAACCATTTCGCGAAACCAATTATCAACCTGAAGTGTTTTATATGACCGGGTTAGATTGGAAACCATTTGACGGAAATACTGGCTTGGTTGTCGGAATTGAACATCAATCAAATGGACGTTCTACCGCCATTTCGCGTAGTTGGAACCGCGTATATTTAGATTTTTTATGGGAAAAAGGCGATTTTGCCGTGTCATTTAAGCCATGGTATCGCTTGTCTGAAGACAAAAAAGAAATTCAAGAAGACGGCAGTTTAGATCCTGATGGTGATGATAACCCTGATATCAATGAGTATATGGGCTATTACCAATTGGGTGCCGTATATAAGTATGATAACTTAGAGTTCAGTGTTGGTGTACGCGAAAACTTTGCCACGCATAAAGGTGCTGCTGAAGTTGGCATGACATTCCCATTATGGGGAAAGTTAAGAGGGTATGTGCAAGGATTTACTGGTTATGGCGAGTCGTTAATTGATTATAATCATAAGCAAAACCGTATTGGTTTAGGTATTGCGCTGACAAATATTTTGTAA
- a CDS encoding pirin family protein, whose translation MNTLNIKELQYSTPGIATSDGAGVNMTRIIGSPELNMLDPFLLLDAFGSDKPNDYLAGFPEHPHRGFETVTYMLAGKMRHKDNAGNEGVIEQHGVQWMTAGKGILHSEMPEQEQGLLAGFQLWVNLPKANKMTEPKYQEYTEAAIPVERHDNGSFIRVIAGKTELGTQGVINNEYVKPTYFDVTLKQGETFNQTVNELDNSMIYMISGDAEIGSNLAPLTEKQLGILTKGAQVIIKSKGKDIRFLFISATPLNEPVARGGPFVMNTNEEITQAFADFRANRF comes from the coding sequence ATGAACACTTTAAACATTAAAGAATTGCAGTATTCTACCCCAGGCATTGCAACAAGCGATGGTGCAGGCGTTAATATGACTCGCATCATTGGCTCACCAGAGTTAAACATGCTCGATCCATTTCTTCTACTTGATGCGTTTGGCAGTGATAAGCCCAATGATTATCTTGCCGGTTTTCCTGAACATCCTCATCGTGGCTTTGAAACCGTTACTTATATGTTGGCCGGTAAAATGCGTCATAAAGACAATGCTGGCAATGAAGGCGTTATTGAACAACACGGCGTGCAGTGGATGACCGCTGGAAAAGGGATTTTGCATTCTGAAATGCCAGAGCAGGAACAAGGTTTGTTAGCTGGCTTTCAGCTTTGGGTAAACTTGCCGAAAGCCAATAAAATGACTGAGCCTAAATATCAAGAATATACTGAAGCTGCTATTCCTGTTGAACGTCATGATAATGGCAGTTTTATCCGAGTTATCGCCGGTAAAACAGAGCTTGGAACACAGGGGGTAATAAACAATGAATACGTTAAGCCGACATATTTCGATGTTACCTTGAAGCAAGGTGAAACCTTTAACCAAACGGTGAATGAACTCGATAATAGCATGATTTATATGATCTCTGGTGATGCTGAAATCGGCAGTAACCTTGCGCCATTAACTGAAAAGCAATTAGGCATATTAACCAAAGGCGCACAGGTTATTATTAAAAGCAAAGGTAAAGATATTCGATTTTTATTTATCTCAGCAACTCCCTTAAATGAACCTGTCGCTCGCGGTGGACCGTTTGTAATGAATACCAATGAGGAAATAACTCAGGCATTTGCTGATTTTAGGGCTAATAGATTTTAA
- a CDS encoding glucosaminidase domain-containing protein, producing the protein MQNRCNFFSISLLASSILLTACSEPDKTKVIDEKFVIEAMKDPIDVEIHSLDELMALFKEHHYDSENWAKGNREVPRLSFEKVSEEWKHTSNNIPVALKKEVFFRLMAPLVLISNERILLERQEIKNANLDSQTLKSLAVKYSVIENEQQTMTEELRTKLLVKVDIMPPSLALAQAAEESGWGTSRFAEEGNAFFGQWDFSGKGMAPKQQRKELGDYGLARFDSPLGSVEGYMFNINTTMAYAKLRTLRAQLRANGDAITGMELAGTLDKYSERGQAYIDSIREMISYNKLQDVDEAYLSKDKLIHLLGN; encoded by the coding sequence ATGCAAAATCGTTGCAACTTTTTTAGTATTTCATTATTAGCCTCTTCAATATTATTAACTGCTTGTTCAGAGCCAGATAAAACGAAGGTTATTGATGAAAAATTTGTTATTGAAGCAATGAAAGATCCAATCGATGTAGAAATACATTCATTGGATGAGCTAATGGCGTTGTTCAAAGAGCACCATTACGACAGTGAAAACTGGGCTAAGGGTAATAGAGAAGTACCGCGCTTAAGTTTTGAAAAAGTCAGTGAAGAATGGAAACATACCTCGAACAACATTCCTGTAGCCCTCAAAAAAGAAGTGTTTTTCCGTTTAATGGCGCCATTAGTACTTATTTCAAACGAACGAATATTGCTTGAACGGCAAGAGATCAAAAACGCTAACCTCGATAGCCAAACCTTAAAGTCTCTCGCGGTAAAGTACTCAGTAATAGAAAATGAACAACAAACGATGACCGAAGAATTACGCACTAAGTTACTCGTTAAAGTCGATATTATGCCGCCCTCATTGGCGCTTGCTCAGGCTGCAGAAGAAAGCGGTTGGGGCACATCGCGCTTTGCCGAAGAGGGCAATGCCTTTTTCGGTCAGTGGGATTTCTCTGGTAAAGGTATGGCGCCTAAACAACAGCGTAAAGAGCTGGGCGATTATGGTTTAGCCAGGTTCGATAGCCCGCTTGGCTCGGTTGAAGGTTATATGTTTAACATAAACACCACTATGGCTTATGCCAAACTAAGAACTTTGCGAGCCCAGCTTAGAGCAAACGGTGACGCGATAACGGGCATGGAATTGGCTGGTACGCTAGATAAGTACTCAGAGCGCGGTCAAGCGTATATTGATAGTATTCGCGAGATGATCTCTTACAACAAACTGCAAGATGTTGATGAGGCTTATTTATCTAAAGACAAATTGATTCATTTACTTGGTAATTAA
- a CDS encoding efflux RND transporter periplasmic adaptor subunit, whose amino-acid sequence MHKWFKWFVIVAILSALYWWFTKEKPLHVDITYAELGQVESTVANTRAGTVTACMRAKMSLPIGGQIEQINVVEGQQVEQGQLLLSLWNKNQLAHLNEAEAFLAASNKNKERACIVAKNAKKDAKRQQSLLKQNLTSQEKLDSALANAEAFQASCEAASAEVDAKQAMVNTIKANIEQTYLHAPFNGTIAEITGEVGEYTMPSPPGVPTPPAVDLLTHDCHYISAPIDEVDAAFLTPGLPVKVSLDAFRGEQISGTLKRISPYVQDYEKQARTVTVEVELNQHREPHFLAGYSADIEIILAAKDDVLRLNSDLIINEQYVLVLNKRGFIEQRNVTIGLSNWQFTEIINGLSATDKVISSVGLTGVKAGVMASNE is encoded by the coding sequence ATGCACAAGTGGTTTAAATGGTTCGTAATTGTTGCAATTTTGTCTGCACTATATTGGTGGTTTACTAAAGAGAAACCACTGCACGTTGATATTACGTATGCTGAACTAGGACAAGTAGAATCAACGGTAGCTAATACCAGAGCTGGCACAGTAACAGCTTGCATGCGCGCGAAAATGTCATTACCTATTGGCGGCCAAATAGAACAAATTAATGTTGTAGAAGGTCAGCAAGTAGAACAAGGACAGCTATTACTGTCGCTATGGAATAAAAACCAATTAGCGCATTTGAATGAAGCAGAAGCATTTTTAGCGGCAAGCAATAAAAATAAAGAACGCGCTTGTATCGTCGCCAAAAATGCAAAAAAAGACGCTAAAAGACAGCAATCACTGCTAAAACAAAATTTAACCTCACAAGAAAAACTCGATAGCGCTTTAGCTAATGCCGAGGCTTTCCAGGCAAGCTGTGAAGCAGCGAGTGCCGAAGTTGATGCCAAGCAAGCTATGGTTAATACCATTAAAGCCAATATAGAACAAACCTACCTGCATGCACCTTTTAACGGCACAATTGCCGAAATTACTGGAGAAGTTGGCGAATATACCATGCCATCGCCACCTGGAGTGCCAACGCCGCCAGCAGTAGATTTACTCACTCACGATTGCCACTACATCAGCGCGCCAATTGATGAAGTTGATGCCGCCTTTTTAACGCCGGGTTTACCGGTAAAAGTTAGTTTAGACGCGTTTCGCGGCGAACAAATATCTGGCACGTTAAAACGTATTTCTCCTTACGTACAAGATTATGAAAAGCAAGCGCGCACTGTTACCGTTGAAGTAGAACTAAACCAGCACCGAGAGCCGCACTTTCTGGCTGGTTATAGCGCCGATATCGAAATTATTTTGGCCGCAAAAGATGATGTACTTCGCCTGAACAGTGATTTAATCATTAATGAGCAATACGTATTAGTGCTAAACAAACGCGGTTTCATTGAACAAAGAAATGTCACCATTGGCCTAAGTAATTGGCAATTTACCGAAATAATTAACGGCTTAAGTGCTACCGACAAAGTTATCAGTTCTGTAGGTTTAACCGGTGTAAAAGCTGGAGTAATGGCGAGTAATGAATAA
- a CDS encoding ABC transporter ATP-binding protein: MNNQEHIDSTLIDIDNINKTYVIGEQPLQVLKGVTLTVNKGDYLSIMGPSGSGKSTLLNMIGLLDRPDSGEYCIKDSATMNLQEEQRAALRRAHVGFIFQNFHLIARLTAAENAELPLMLAGVGVKARRAKVLKVFARLGIQDRADHLPKQLSGGQMQRVAIARAMVLEPDILLADEPTGNLDQSSGREVVELLEELNQQGITLIIVTHDQQLGVRARRQLTMLDGEIFEDKRTNETAR, translated from the coding sequence ATGAATAACCAAGAACATATAGATAGTACATTAATCGACATTGACAACATCAATAAAACTTATGTTATTGGCGAGCAACCATTACAGGTATTAAAAGGTGTCACCTTAACGGTAAATAAGGGTGATTACTTATCAATTATGGGCCCTTCTGGCTCAGGCAAGTCGACACTGTTGAACATGATTGGCTTATTAGACCGGCCTGACAGTGGTGAATATTGTATTAAAGATAGCGCGACAATGAATCTGCAGGAAGAACAGCGAGCTGCCCTGCGCCGCGCTCATGTTGGCTTTATTTTTCAAAACTTCCACTTGATCGCCAGATTAACCGCGGCAGAGAACGCCGAGTTACCATTAATGCTTGCCGGCGTTGGCGTAAAAGCAAGAAGAGCAAAAGTATTAAAGGTGTTTGCACGCTTAGGCATACAAGACAGAGCGGATCATTTACCAAAACAGCTGTCCGGCGGGCAAATGCAGCGTGTTGCAATTGCCAGAGCCATGGTATTAGAGCCAGATATTTTACTGGCTGATGAGCCAACTGGAAATTTAGATCAAAGCTCAGGTAGAGAAGTTGTCGAATTGCTAGAAGAGCTTAACCAGCAAGGAATTACTCTTATTATCGTAACTCATGATCAACAACTTGGCGTACGAGCAAGGCGGCAGTTAACCATGCTTGATGGCGAAATTTTTGAAGATAAACGCACCAATGAAACTGCAAGATAA
- a CDS encoding ABC transporter permease, with translation MKLQDNWLYSWQALVRHKLRTTLLLIAVAIGVTSVLLLTSLGEGARLFIEREFSALGNEIMVVLPGKKETTGGSVPIYGSTPRDLTIDDAIAMAKISTVKAVAPIIAGTSLLSYQGKSREVITLGSSKDIFAVRKLALSQGKQFDNNANDLAKPVCVLGSTIKKELFGNKAAIGEWIRFSGQRFRVIGILQERGESMGLDMRQMAIIPIRSAESLFNSPALFRVLLELKQSGTEQYTIEKLRQLIKKRHDGEDDITILTQNSLMNSFDKILTLVTASIGAIAAISLVVAGFLIMNVSFVSVSRRKQEIGLLKALGATSNEIRQIFLTEALLLVGLGVCIGLVIGYSLTTLAANIWPDFPLTIPWWATIASIIVSLTIGLLFSWLPASHAAKHDPVLALRGS, from the coding sequence ATGAAACTGCAAGATAATTGGCTATACAGTTGGCAAGCATTAGTGCGGCATAAGTTGCGCACCACTTTATTGCTTATTGCTGTCGCTATAGGAGTAACATCGGTATTACTGTTAACCAGCTTAGGTGAAGGAGCCAGGCTGTTTATTGAGCGCGAGTTTTCAGCGCTGGGCAATGAAATCATGGTGGTTTTGCCGGGGAAAAAAGAAACTACTGGCGGCTCAGTGCCAATTTACGGCAGTACGCCAAGAGATCTAACCATTGATGATGCAATTGCTATGGCAAAAATCAGCACGGTAAAAGCTGTAGCGCCAATAATTGCCGGAACATCGCTATTAAGTTATCAAGGCAAAAGCCGTGAGGTGATCACGTTAGGCAGCAGTAAAGACATTTTTGCTGTGCGTAAATTAGCATTAAGCCAAGGTAAACAGTTTGACAATAATGCTAATGACCTGGCAAAACCGGTGTGCGTATTGGGCTCGACCATTAAAAAGGAGCTATTTGGTAATAAGGCCGCTATTGGCGAATGGATACGTTTTTCTGGCCAACGTTTTCGAGTGATAGGCATATTGCAAGAGCGCGGTGAATCTATGGGTCTGGATATGCGGCAAATGGCAATTATTCCTATTCGCTCGGCAGAGAGTTTATTCAACTCACCGGCATTGTTTCGAGTATTGCTGGAATTAAAGCAATCAGGAACTGAACAATATACCATAGAAAAATTGCGACAATTAATTAAAAAACGTCATGACGGCGAAGATGATATCACCATACTAACGCAAAACTCATTGATGAACTCTTTCGATAAAATATTGACCTTAGTGACCGCAAGCATTGGCGCGATTGCAGCCATTAGTTTAGTTGTTGCCGGTTTTTTAATTATGAATGTCAGCTTTGTTTCGGTATCAAGACGAAAACAAGAAATCGGCCTACTTAAAGCTTTAGGGGCAACTTCGAATGAAATCAGACAAATATTCTTAACCGAAGCCTTATTGCTGGTAGGTTTAGGTGTATGTATTGGGCTCGTTATTGGTTATAGCCTAACTACCCTAGCCGCTAATATATGGCCAGATTTTCCATTAACAATTCCATGGTGGGCAACGATTGCCAGCATCATTGTATCATTAACAATTGGTTTATTGTTTTCTTGGTTACCAGCATCTCACGCCGCCAAACACGATCCTGTATTGGCATTAAGGGGCAGCTAA
- a CDS encoding ABC transporter permease, with protein sequence MSFNDLIFWVKKSLLSQKLRAGLTIAGFATGMAAVVLMTTIGESLRMFVLQEFTQFGSNIIAITPGKTETFGMGGLLKTIRPLTLDDGIYINKQKRVEFVVPVVAGTAKVKAQHRSRYTDIIGVNNHAITAWKLTIAQGKFLPDDDLKTPRSFAVLGAILKQELFANSSAIGKFIHVGSQRFKVVGVLAEKGQFMGQDLDDMVYIPTAKAMQLFNRNSVMELDIFYQPGITASEVVAQIKPKLINRHGLEDFTIITQDDMLASLDKILLIIKMAGAALGMISLVVGSVGIATIMTITVTERTSEIGLLRALGFSETQVKRLFLAEAILLAVVSGLIGYTIVFVLLVIAKLALPNVPVDINLTVLVGSLLVSAVIGLIAGIYPAQNASRLTPIDALREE encoded by the coding sequence ATGAGCTTTAATGATTTGATATTTTGGGTAAAAAAATCGTTGTTATCGCAAAAACTTAGAGCAGGATTAACCATTGCCGGTTTTGCCACCGGTATGGCCGCGGTAGTGTTAATGACCACTATAGGTGAAAGTTTACGAATGTTTGTACTGCAAGAATTTACCCAATTTGGCTCTAACATTATTGCGATAACCCCCGGTAAAACTGAAACCTTTGGCATGGGCGGCTTATTAAAAACAATTAGACCGCTAACACTAGATGATGGCATTTATATTAATAAACAAAAGCGTGTTGAGTTTGTGGTCCCAGTGGTTGCTGGCACAGCAAAAGTCAAAGCCCAACACCGCTCACGTTATACCGATATTATTGGCGTCAATAATCATGCAATTACAGCGTGGAAGTTAACCATAGCGCAGGGTAAATTTTTGCCCGATGACGACCTTAAAACCCCGCGCAGTTTTGCGGTATTAGGCGCCATCTTAAAACAGGAGTTATTCGCCAATTCTTCCGCCATAGGAAAATTTATTCATGTCGGCAGTCAACGCTTCAAAGTAGTCGGTGTGCTTGCTGAAAAGGGCCAGTTTATGGGCCAAGATCTTGATGACATGGTGTATATCCCTACCGCCAAAGCAATGCAGTTATTTAATCGTAACAGCGTAATGGAGTTAGATATATTTTATCAACCGGGGATTACTGCAAGTGAGGTTGTTGCACAAATAAAGCCGAAGTTAATTAATCGCCATGGCTTAGAAGATTTTACCATTATCACCCAAGATGACATGTTAGCCAGCTTGGATAAAATATTGCTGATCATAAAAATGGCGGGTGCCGCCTTAGGAATGATTTCACTGGTTGTTGGATCTGTTGGCATTGCCACCATCATGACCATAACAGTAACCGAACGCACCTCAGAAATAGGTTTATTGAGAGCTTTAGGATTTTCTGAGACACAAGTAAAGCGACTGTTTTTAGCGGAAGCTATATTGCTTGCTGTAGTCAGTGGTCTGATTGGCTACACAATTGTATTTGTGTTACTGGTGATAGCAAAACTAGCCTTGCCTAATGTGCCGGTAGATATTAACTTAACCGTACTTGTCGGCTCGCTATTAGTATCTGCTGTTATCGGTTTGATTGCAGGTATATACCCAGCGCAGAATGCCTCGCGGCTTACGCCTATTGATGCACTGCGGGAGGAGTAA
- the miaE gene encoding tRNA-(ms[2]io[6]A)-hydroxylase gives MFELKYHTPIEWAHIAVADFDAFLQDHAAAEKKASGMAMSMLSHYQDKTSLVKAMTDLALEELIHFKQVLKLMTRRGVILANDEKDPYINEIRKMFRHSRPEKFLDRMLVAGVIEARGHERFSLIAQVLPEGKDKKFYDDIAKSEEKHKNLFVELALEYFPEDVVYPRLEEILIEEGRICAALPFRAALH, from the coding sequence ATGTTTGAATTAAAATACCATACCCCTATTGAATGGGCTCATATTGCCGTTGCAGACTTTGATGCTTTTTTACAAGATCATGCCGCTGCCGAGAAAAAAGCATCGGGCATGGCAATGTCGATGTTATCGCATTATCAAGACAAAACCAGCCTGGTTAAAGCGATGACAGACTTGGCGTTAGAAGAATTGATTCATTTTAAACAAGTGTTGAAGCTAATGACTCGCCGCGGTGTTATTTTAGCCAATGATGAAAAGGATCCGTACATTAATGAAATCCGTAAAATGTTTCGTCATAGCCGCCCGGAAAAGTTTCTCGATAGAATGCTGGTTGCTGGCGTTATTGAAGCGCGCGGGCATGAACGTTTTTCACTGATTGCACAAGTGTTACCGGAAGGCAAAGATAAAAAGTTTTATGACGATATTGCCAAATCAGAAGAAAAACACAAAAACTTGTTTGTTGAGTTAGCACTTGAGTATTTTCCTGAAGATGTGGTGTACCCACGTTTGGAAGAAATCTTGATAGAAGAAGGACGTATTTGTGCGGCCTTACCGTTTAGAGCTGCTTTGCATTAA
- a CDS encoding SIR2 family NAD-dependent protein deacylase, producing MANTLYITGAGVSAESGIPTFRGEDGFWTIGSKNYTPMEMATRAMYENNPVDFLSWYYHRFATYRNHGPNEVHRWLSDKNLITQNIDGLDGKAGNKDYIAIHGRLDQMTLYHHQGDDVACITTPWEDVDPNHLLLSLLEIFKINQQTKRPILNQSFKPYVLLFDEYYTDLYRITEAEQRMMAAEKMVFIGTSFSVNITQMALRAGINNRIPIEIVDPAPIELPYQHVTYHKMKASEYIQKAAC from the coding sequence ATGGCAAATACTTTATATATCACCGGCGCTGGTGTATCTGCAGAAAGTGGCATCCCCACCTTTCGCGGTGAAGATGGTTTTTGGACCATTGGTAGTAAAAACTATACGCCAATGGAGATGGCGACTCGCGCTATGTATGAAAATAATCCAGTAGATTTTTTATCTTGGTACTACCATCGTTTTGCTACCTACAGAAACCATGGTCCAAATGAGGTTCATCGTTGGTTAAGCGATAAAAATCTTATTACCCAAAACATTGATGGTTTAGATGGTAAAGCCGGAAACAAAGATTACATTGCGATTCATGGCCGACTTGATCAAATGACGCTTTACCACCACCAAGGCGATGATGTAGCTTGTATTACTACTCCTTGGGAGGACGTAGACCCAAATCATTTACTGCTATCGTTGTTGGAAATATTCAAGATTAATCAACAAACCAAACGGCCGATACTGAATCAATCTTTTAAACCCTATGTACTGTTATTTGATGAATACTACACCGACTTGTATCGTATTACTGAAGCAGAACAGCGAATGATGGCAGCTGAAAAAATGGTCTTCATCGGCACTTCGTTTAGCGTTAACATTACTCAAATGGCCTTGCGTGCGGGCATAAATAACCGTATCCCGATTGAAATTGTTGATCCTGCGCCTATTGAGTTGCCCTACCAGCATGTGACTTATCATAAAATGAAAGCATCTGAATATATCCAGAAAGCTGCATGCTGA
- a CDS encoding ammonium transporter: protein MPSLAFASHSPLSGANTSWILTSTALVLFMTLPGLALFYGGLVRSKNVLSILMQCFAIAGLASILWLLVGYSLAFGEGNAYIGDFSKVLMVGITRDTLSGDIPEGLFMLFQMTFAIITPALIIGGFAERMKFTAVLLFSGLWLLAVYAPVTHWVWGGGWLGQMGLYDFAGGTVVHITAGVAALVAALVLGPRRGFPKTPMMPHNLTMTVTGAGMLWVGWFGFNGGSALAANGDAAMAMLVTHISASTGALTWAAIEWKKFGKASVLGAVTGMVAGLGTITPASGFVGPGGALIIGLSAGIVCFYCTVYIKQKLKIDDSLDVFPVHGVGGILGTFLAGIFSATTLGAFSGYGFADGISTMGEQVMVQLTGIGATFVYTAIVTYVLLKLVGMMTGGLRVSEEQEEQGLDQVEHDESGYSL from the coding sequence ATGCCATCCCTTGCATTTGCCAGCCATAGTCCACTAAGCGGTGCTAACACATCCTGGATTTTAACCTCTACGGCGTTAGTGCTCTTTATGACATTGCCTGGCTTAGCATTATTTTATGGCGGCTTGGTTCGCTCAAAAAATGTTCTGTCAATTTTAATGCAATGTTTTGCCATTGCCGGTTTGGCCTCTATTTTATGGCTTTTGGTCGGTTATTCACTAGCCTTTGGCGAAGGCAATGCGTATATCGGCGATTTTTCAAAGGTACTGATGGTAGGTATAACGAGAGATACCCTGTCTGGTGATATTCCAGAAGGGTTATTTATGTTGTTTCAAATGACCTTCGCGATTATTACTCCAGCGCTAATTATTGGTGGCTTTGCTGAGCGCATGAAGTTTACCGCAGTGTTATTGTTTAGTGGTTTATGGTTGCTGGCTGTTTATGCGCCTGTTACTCACTGGGTATGGGGCGGTGGTTGGTTAGGTCAAATGGGCCTTTATGATTTTGCCGGTGGTACTGTTGTTCATATTACCGCAGGTGTGGCGGCACTAGTTGCAGCGCTGGTTTTAGGGCCTCGCAGAGGGTTCCCTAAAACACCAATGATGCCACATAATTTGACCATGACCGTAACTGGCGCAGGTATGTTATGGGTTGGCTGGTTTGGCTTTAATGGTGGTAGTGCCTTAGCGGCAAATGGTGATGCTGCTATGGCCATGTTGGTGACTCATATTTCAGCATCTACCGGCGCATTAACGTGGGCAGCTATTGAGTGGAAAAAATTTGGCAAAGCCAGTGTGTTAGGCGCGGTAACTGGTATGGTTGCCGGTTTAGGTACTATCACTCCTGCATCTGGTTTTGTTGGGCCGGGCGGTGCGCTTATTATCGGTTTATCTGCTGGTATTGTGTGTTTTTACTGTACGGTTTATATCAAACAAAAACTTAAAATAGATGACTCTTTAGATGTATTCCCAGTGCATGGTGTGGGTGGTATTTTAGGAACATTTTTAGCTGGGATTTTCTCTGCAACTACATTAGGGGCGTTTAGCGGTTACGGTTTTGCCGATGGTATCAGTACTATGGGTGAGCAAGTAATGGTGCAATTAACCGGTATTGGTGCAACGTTTGTGTATACGGCTATTGTTACTTACGTGTTGCTAAAACTTGTTGGTATGATGACCGGTGGTCTACGGGTATCGGAAGAGCAAGAAGAGCAGGGCTTGGATCAAGTAGAACACGATGAATCAGGTTATAGTTTGTAA